In Ostrea edulis chromosome 10, xbOstEdul1.1, whole genome shotgun sequence, one genomic interval encodes:
- the LOC125666441 gene encoding uncharacterized protein LOC125666441, protein MPHINQIAVKTIGTNDSFSAYVIPKMPISSAAQDITGIVYNDSGTMTVRGKHVEPKTLSSAVTKLCDWLAQYPHVFLVAHNGKTFDYPVFLSALSSIGSVGRFMDCVIGLIDSLAVFKKKYPRLSSYKQEELAKSLLNATYGAHDAEEDVNILVDLVSH, encoded by the coding sequence ATGCCTCATATTAACCAGATTGCTGTCAAGACCATTGGAACCAATGACAGCTTTTCTGCTTACGTCATTCCAAAAATGCCTATATCATCTGCAGCCCAAGATATCACAGGGATTGTGTACAACGACAGCGGCACAATGACTGTTCGTGGAAAACATGTGGAACCAAAGACCTTGAGTTCTGCTGTTACCAAGTTATGCGATTGGCTAGCCCAGTATCCGCATGTGTTTCTAGTTGCCCACAATGGAAAGACGTTTGATTACCCTGTGTTCCTGTCTGCATTGAGCAGTATCGGTAGTGTGGGCAGATTCATGGATTGTGTAATAGGACTCATCGATAGCTTGGCCGTCTTCAAGAAAAAATACCCCCGTTTATCATCTTACAAACAGGAAGAACTTGCTAAATCCCTTTTGAATGCTACGTATGGAGCACATGATGCTGAAGAGGACGTGAATATACTTGTGGACCTTGTTTCACACTAA
- the LOC125665501 gene encoding RING finger protein nhl-1-like: MDELASLSLCSICQNTFKSPRRLVCGHSFCLACLNTYLEDYKRKSSYPCPKCNHSISVDPEVDGNYIDSLPEDAVAQEFVLANGENIECKSHLRAHIDSFCRTCIVPLCVLCRQESHFDCDVVGPDGQLKDVFPEINDVLTKKFRRIVSEFTETHGTLLPKGRQLLMKKEQTALGISDYFSDLRQKVTQYLIYQEQKVQEDLEHLVSLEKELIKDDLNLCTVLLEDVEAKLKSFEKIWNDLDRISEMSVLRICTGMNRQLHHLDSVKCKLLLDSPETRFIINTELEDAMTSTDLIKIEVINTRQYDHHKDSTIVRHESVPNEEVTDENSSLENNENRNENSDSLSSSVSSETESESEEETDEIDETRNDAEQNNIIIEISNTEDPPPPYSGLFPTPNPVQSIAQQDEPISQETADQVKPSLSDLISGNSPRQFHHLRPVPSAPPPNLSSRTDDSSRSSECDDVRRRPVSPQPVRYAISSRPQVMDERSPHPQRRHQHHSHHHQPVDRTRSRDRPGTNLRLQMCWKASSTAIGDMKPPRVFGLSWIDHEYLLLADRWNHRLKVIHSSGNIVHVFSLGNFQPWDIADMPDKYSAIAIPEAKMIYIMLYIKPELMIKRKLATKRGYSVLTYNSSDQTFIGATLSQFFSPPGIDILDRDGHILTSCYPENTGRTFLSYPRGITMIDDRIMVTDFQKKSVIFVKMAGRGQIFHRYQGTDAFPLREPNGLALNARDRYVIVIDSRSNRLHVVSPSGRFLGMVETELDSDEPCKAAVFTPRDAMPMLAVAYSNGNIVTYRIIER, encoded by the coding sequence ATGGATGAACTTGCATCATTGTCACTCTGCTCAATATGCCAAAACACTTTCAAGTCGCCAAGACGTTTAGTATGTGGTCACAGTTTCTGCCTTGCTTGTCTCAACACCTATCTTGAAGACTACAAGAGAAAGTCGTCCTACCCGTGTCCAAAATGTAATCACAGCATTTCTGTTGACCCGGAAGTTGATGGTAATTACATCGACTCACTTCCGGAAGACGCTGTTGCTCAAGAATTCGTTTTAGCAAATGGGGAAAACATTGAATGCAAATCGCACCTTCGTGCTCACATAGATAGTTTCTGCAGGACTTGTATAGTGCCACTTTGCGTTCTCTGTCGTCAGGAGAGTCATTTCGATTGTGATGTTGTCGGACCTGATGGACAATTGAAAGATGTGTTTCCGGAAATTAACGATGTTTTAACGAAGAAATTCCGTCGAATTGTTTCTGAGTTTACTGAGACGCATGGTACGTTGTTGCCTAAAGGGCGACAACTCCTGATGAAGAAAGAACAGACGGCGCTAGggatttctgattatttttcaGACCTACGACAAAAAGTGACGCAATATCTTATCTATCAAGAACAGAAGGTTCAAGAGGATTTAGAACACCTGGTTTCATTGGAAAAAGAGCTCATTAAAGATGATTTGAACTTGTGCACCGTATTGTTAGAAGATGTGGAAGCGAAGCTGAAGTCATTTGAGAAAATATGGAACGATTTAGATAGAATTTCTGAAATGTCTGTGCTCCGAATTTGTACAGGGATGAATAGGCAGCTCCATCATCTGGACTCAGTAAAATGCAAGTTGCTATTGGATTCACCAGAAACACGCTTTATCATCAACACTGAGCTTGAAGATGCTATGACGTCAACAGATCTGATAAAAATAGAGGTGATCAACACGAGACAGTATGACCATCACAAAGATTCTACAATTGTTCGGCACGAATCTGTTCCAAACGAAGAAGTGACTGACGAAAATTCAAGTCTTGAAAATAATGagaatagaaatgaaaattctgaCAGTTTATCAAGCTCGGTTTCATCAGAAACAGAGAGTGAATCCGAGGAAGAAACTGATGAGATTGATGAAACTCGAAATGATGCAGAACAAAATAACATTATCATTGAAATAAGCAACACTGAAGACCCACCGCCACCATACTCTGGACTTTTCCCGACACCGAATCCAGTCCAATCTATTGCACAGCAAGATGAACCTATTAGTCAAGAAACTGCGGACCAGGTGAAACCTAGTTTATCTGACCTCATTTCTGGCAATTCTCCGAGACAATTTCATCACCTCCGTCCTGTGCCTTCTGCACCACCGCCAAATCTTTCGAGCAGAACTGATGATAGTTCAAGGTCTTCAGAATGCGATGACGTTCGGAGACGCCCAGTCTCACCGCAGCCGGTTCGGTATGCAATATCCAGCAGACCGCAGGTAATGGACGAAAGATCTCCACATCCTCAGAGACGTCATCAACATCACTCCCATCATCACCAACCAGTGGACAGAACGCGGTCACGTGACAGACCAGGTACAAATCTTCGTCTACAGATGTGTTGGAAAGCCTCTTCCACAGCGATCGGAGATATGAAGCCACCGAGGGTGTTTGGACTGTCCTGGATAGACCACGAGTACTTACTCCTGGCGGACAGGTGGAACCATCGGCTGAAAGTGATCCACAGCAGCGGTAATATCGTCCATGTATTCTCCCTAGGAAACTTCCAGCCCTGGGATATCGCCGACATGCCGGATAAGTACAGCGCCATCGCGATTCCAGAAGCTAAGATGATTTACATTATGCTCTACATAAAACCAGAACTTATGATTAAGAGGAAGCTAGCCACAAAGCGGGGCTACTCTGTGCTTACTTATAATTCAAGTGACCAGACTTTTATCGGAGCCACTCTGTCGCAGTTTTTCTCACCGCCCGGAATTGACATTCTCGATAGAGATGGTCATATACTGACGTCATGTTACCCAGAAAATACCGGAAGGACATTTTTGTCGTACCCACGTGGCATTACAATGATTGACGACAGGATCATGGTGACagactttcagaaaaagagTGTGATATTTGTGAAAATGGCGGGACGAGGACAGATCTTTCACAGATATCAAGGCACAGATGCATTTCCGCTTAGAGAACCGAATGGGTTGGCGCTCAATGCCCGTGACCGGTATGTTATCGTCATAGATTCTCGATCCAATCGCCTCCATGTAGTCTCTCCATCCGGTCGATTTTTAGGCATGGTAGAAACGGAACTGGATAGCGATGAACCGTGTAAAGCCGCTGTTTTCACTCCTCGCGATGCCATGCCAATGCTAGCCGTGGCTTATTCTAACGGAAACATAGTCACTTACAGAATCATTGAGAGGTGA